One genomic segment of Hugenholtzia roseola DSM 9546 includes these proteins:
- a CDS encoding DUF2306 domain-containing protein: MDTIIHDLTGWIHFVAGCLALVSGTYVVLATKGTKLHRKMGYGYVLSMLVLIVSGFMIYRLFKGFGIFHYFNLLALLSLSVGMIPILLKKPIQTWKYLHFSFMYWSVMGLYAAFVAEMLTRIPKTPFFGMVGAATAAVMMVGGIFFGINKAKWRKAFANFK; the protein is encoded by the coding sequence ATGGATACTATCATTCACGATTTGACAGGTTGGATACACTTTGTGGCGGGCTGTTTGGCTCTTGTTTCAGGTACTTACGTTGTTTTGGCTACAAAAGGGACGAAGTTGCACAGAAAAATGGGTTATGGCTACGTTCTTTCTATGCTTGTTCTGATTGTATCGGGCTTTATGATTTACCGCCTTTTTAAGGGCTTTGGTATCTTTCATTACTTTAATCTTTTAGCTCTCCTTTCTTTAAGTGTGGGTATGATTCCTATTCTACTAAAAAAACCAATTCAAACATGGAAATACTTGCATTTCTCTTTTATGTATTGGTCTGTGATGGGTTTGTATGCGGCTTTTGTCGCTGAAATGCTAACGCGAATCCCGAAAACGCCTTTTTTTGGCATGGTGGGCGCGGCTACGGCGGCAGTTATGATGGTGGGCGGCATTTTTTTTGGCATCAACAAAGCCAAATGGCGAAAGGCTTTTGCTAATTTTAAGTAG
- a CDS encoding (Fe-S)-binding protein, with protein MSETIKVPTVAELAAEGRSPEVLFWVGCAGSYDDRYKAVTRAMVRILNRANIDFAVLGNEETCTGDPAKRAGDEFTFQAQALMNIGVLDGYQIKTIVTACPHCFNTLKNEYPSLGGNYKVLHHSTYLQQLLDEGKVRLSDANEFKGKRITYHDSCYLGRANDIYEAPRALLEKLDAELAEMHRNKKRGLCCGAGGAQMFKEPEKGNKDINIQRAEDALQTASSVVAVACPFCMTMMSDGVKHFNKENKVRVLDLAEMIEKAQDLA; from the coding sequence ATGTCTGAAACTATTAAAGTGCCGACAGTGGCGGAATTAGCTGCCGAAGGCAGAAGCCCCGAAGTTTTGTTTTGGGTAGGCTGTGCAGGTTCTTACGACGACCGCTACAAAGCCGTAACACGTGCTATGGTGCGCATCTTGAATCGTGCCAACATTGATTTTGCCGTTTTGGGCAACGAGGAAACCTGCACAGGCGACCCCGCCAAACGCGCAGGCGACGAATTTACCTTCCAAGCCCAAGCCCTGATGAATATCGGCGTTTTAGATGGCTACCAAATCAAGACGATTGTAACGGCTTGCCCCCACTGCTTCAATACGCTCAAAAACGAGTACCCCTCTTTGGGCGGCAACTACAAAGTTTTGCACCATTCTACCTACCTCCAACAACTTTTAGACGAGGGTAAAGTGCGCCTTAGTGATGCCAACGAATTTAAGGGCAAACGCATCACCTACCACGATTCCTGCTATTTGGGCAGAGCAAACGACATTTACGAAGCCCCACGCGCCCTCTTGGAAAAATTAGATGCCGAACTTGCCGAAATGCACCGCAACAAAAAGCGCGGACTCTGCTGTGGCGCAGGCGGAGCGCAAATGTTTAAAGAACCCGAAAAAGGCAATAAAGACATCAATATCCAACGCGCCGAAGATGCCCTGCAAACGGCTTCCAGCGTAGTGGCTGTTGCCTGCCCTTTCTGCATGACGATGATGTCGGACGGCGTGAAACATTTTAACAAAGAAAATAAAGTCCGCGTCTTGGATTTGGCAGAGATGATAGAAAAAGCACAAGATTTGGCTTAA
- a CDS encoding endonuclease/exonuclease/phosphatase family protein: MKKNYLYPFLTFLFSLWTAFFLTSCEPISQNQGQQNGGFASQTKQDKTSDSPQKDRPSKKTDALKILTWNLYNFGKSKSDEEIEYIAKTIKGYDVVAIQEIATSPAGAQGVAALADALNRTGAKWDYSLSDPTEGAGTERYAFLWKTAKASLKKAWLESKLANSLDREPYCARFEAAKSGETFMMVNFHAVPSSKDPDKEVEQLTFFTSTYKRDKILIMGDFNISEKHACYDGLKKQGYESAIQNQKTSLRLKPAQDGELLSQEYDNILYESKYFELKKADVIHFYQDFKDLKTARNISDHIPVWIEVVIKTAKIQ; encoded by the coding sequence ATGAAAAAAAATTATCTCTACCCCTTCCTAACCTTTCTTTTTTCGCTTTGGACTGCCTTCTTTCTGACAAGTTGTGAGCCTATTTCGCAAAATCAGGGTCAGCAAAATGGCGGCTTTGCCTCTCAAACGAAGCAGGACAAAACAAGCGATTCGCCCCAAAAAGATAGACCTTCTAAAAAAACAGATGCCCTCAAAATCCTGACTTGGAACTTGTATAATTTTGGCAAATCCAAATCTGACGAAGAAATTGAGTACATTGCCAAGACCATCAAAGGCTATGATGTAGTGGCAATTCAGGAAATTGCTACCTCACCCGCAGGCGCACAAGGAGTCGCCGCCCTTGCCGACGCGCTCAACCGCACAGGCGCAAAGTGGGATTACAGCCTAAGCGACCCTACCGAAGGCGCGGGAACAGAACGGTACGCCTTTTTGTGGAAAACCGCTAAGGCAAGCCTCAAAAAGGCTTGGCTTGAAAGCAAGTTGGCAAATAGCCTCGACCGCGAACCCTACTGTGCGCGTTTTGAAGCCGCCAAAAGTGGTGAAACTTTTATGATGGTCAATTTTCACGCCGTCCCTTCGAGCAAAGACCCCGACAAAGAAGTAGAACAACTCACTTTTTTCACTTCAACTTACAAGCGTGATAAAATCTTGATAATGGGCGATTTTAACATCAGCGAAAAGCACGCCTGTTATGATGGCTTAAAAAAACAAGGGTATGAGTCGGCGATTCAGAACCAAAAAACGAGCCTGCGCCTCAAACCTGCCCAAGATGGCGAACTTTTGAGCCAAGAATATGACAATATTCTTTATGAAAGCAAATATTTTGAGCTAAAAAAAGCAGATGTAATTCACTTCTACCAAGATTTCAAAGATTTGAAAACTGCCCGTAACATTTCCGACCACATTCCCGTTTGGATAGAGGTAGTGATAAAAACGGCAAAAATCCAATAG
- a CDS encoding endonuclease/exonuclease/phosphatase family protein encodes MTLQSFWQKSKQLSKNLGRSVALGSYRLILLLTPLVYGSVLVAPDSLWVAAFVAFFAPLFWVGHFLMFLFWVWKRNYRFLYALLFVLLGLPFVSATVGFLGYFNFSTEKDNNALALLSYNVYTFNIYDEDLTKKTAKKQIKWLLEEKSTIKCLQEFYQQPQDSIFDLIAKFEKSHTPYHFFKSNGSQHNRGEFGLAIFSAYPIVGKGTVAFPNRTSNGAIYADLKVGSDTVRCYNVHLQSMKIDETQIELPQKRADWENSELWEKLWYRAGRPFKKGAIERGRQVAFLKQHIEASPYPVLLCGDMNDLPYSYTYFSFWQSLSSAFERRGRGLGFSYRGERLFFLRIDHIFYDFGKMPYTLSTFETLSDISYSDHYPIKATFEPKKK; translated from the coding sequence ATGACATTACAATCTTTTTGGCAAAAAAGCAAGCAACTTAGTAAAAATCTGGGGCGCAGTGTGGCTTTGGGGAGTTATCGTTTGATTTTGTTGCTCACGCCGCTGGTGTATGGCAGTGTGCTGGTTGCGCCTGATAGTCTTTGGGTAGCTGCCTTTGTTGCTTTCTTCGCGCCTTTGTTTTGGGTCGGACATTTTTTGATGTTTCTTTTTTGGGTTTGGAAGCGCAACTATCGTTTTTTATATGCGTTACTTTTTGTGCTATTGGGCTTACCTTTTGTGTCAGCTACTGTCGGTTTTTTGGGTTATTTCAATTTTAGCACCGAAAAAGATAACAATGCGCTTGCACTGCTTTCTTACAATGTTTATACCTTCAATATTTATGATGAAGATTTGACCAAAAAAACGGCTAAAAAACAAATTAAATGGTTGCTCGAAGAAAAAAGCACTATCAAGTGCCTGCAAGAATTTTACCAACAGCCGCAAGATAGTATTTTTGATTTGATAGCAAAATTTGAAAAAAGCCACACGCCTTATCATTTTTTCAAGTCTAATGGCAGCCAACACAATCGCGGCGAATTTGGACTGGCGATTTTTTCGGCGTATCCGATTGTGGGAAAAGGAACAGTAGCCTTTCCTAATCGTACTTCTAATGGTGCAATTTATGCCGATTTAAAGGTTGGTAGCGATACGGTGCGCTGCTATAATGTGCATCTGCAATCGATGAAAATTGATGAAACACAGATAGAATTGCCCCAAAAACGCGCCGATTGGGAAAATAGCGAACTTTGGGAAAAGCTATGGTATCGTGCAGGTCGTCCCTTCAAAAAGGGAGCGATAGAGCGCGGTAGGCAGGTGGCTTTTCTCAAACAACATATCGAAGCCTCGCCCTATCCTGTGCTGCTTTGTGGCGATATGAATGATTTGCCTTATAGTTATACTTATTTTTCTTTTTGGCAATCGCTATCGTCTGCCTTCGAGAGAAGGGGTAGAGGATTGGGCTTTTCTTATCGCGGAGAGCGGCTTTTCTTTCTAAGAATAGACCATATTTTTTACGATTTTGGAAAAATGCCTTATACGCTCTCTACTTTTGAAACGCTTTCGGATATATCTTATTCCGACCATTATCCGATTAAAGCAACTTTTGAACCTAAAAAAAAGTAA
- a CDS encoding DUF445 domain-containing protein translates to MFVISLFLMSVVEIVSFFEALGENLAAAFANIDGAKVRLFLIYASIPLTSGLIGWLTNWMALLMTFYPLEYVGVRPLGWQGIIPSKARKMATKSVDLLTAKLLKIEEQFEKIDPLRVSEEMSPELKKVANKILDEVMEAQIPTIWRNTPQAVRKQIYDRVHEELPNSVAEVMSDIKTQIKDLLDLKRLVIEALMADKQLINEIFLRCGKEEFKFIERSGFWFGGLFGLVQTVAVYYFPSGSWWILPSFGLIVGYLTNVLALKLIFEPQLPINILGLYRLQGLFLKRQKEVAREYAGIITTEILTTESMFEFLVRGPASHKLGMLMQQHVDNLVDKVVQETAGGSRPVVSLVAGRRIDIAKNIVLYEFMRELPISVKYVFAYAEQALNLRGMLEEKMSALPPDEFEGFLRPAFQEDEWILILVGAILGFVAGLVQLLVMWYFDLT, encoded by the coding sequence ATGTTTGTTATATCCCTTTTTTTGATGTCTGTGGTAGAAATAGTTTCTTTTTTTGAAGCCCTTGGCGAAAACTTAGCGGCAGCCTTCGCCAATATAGATGGAGCAAAGGTGCGTCTTTTTCTGATTTATGCTTCCATTCCGCTCACAAGCGGGCTTATCGGCTGGCTTACCAACTGGATGGCGTTGCTGATGACCTTCTACCCTTTGGAGTATGTAGGCGTGCGCCCTTTGGGTTGGCAGGGCATTATTCCTTCTAAGGCACGAAAGATGGCGACTAAGTCGGTGGATTTGCTTACGGCAAAATTACTAAAAATAGAGGAACAATTTGAAAAAATAGACCCTTTGCGCGTAAGCGAAGAGATGTCGCCCGAACTCAAAAAGGTAGCGAATAAGATTTTAGACGAGGTAATGGAAGCCCAAATCCCTACCATTTGGCGCAACACTCCGCAAGCGGTTCGCAAGCAAATCTACGACCGCGTGCATGAGGAACTGCCCAATAGCGTTGCCGAAGTGATGTCGGACATCAAGACGCAAATCAAAGACCTTTTAGACCTCAAACGCTTAGTGATTGAGGCTTTAATGGCTGATAAACAACTTATTAACGAAATTTTCCTGCGCTGTGGCAAGGAAGAATTTAAGTTTATCGAGCGGTCGGGCTTCTGGTTTGGGGGCTTATTTGGCTTGGTACAAACGGTAGCGGTTTATTACTTCCCCTCTGGCTCTTGGTGGATTTTGCCCTCCTTCGGTTTGATAGTGGGCTATCTTACCAACGTGCTGGCTCTCAAACTCATCTTCGAGCCACAACTTCCCATCAATATCTTGGGCTTGTATCGCCTACAAGGGCTTTTCCTCAAACGCCAAAAAGAGGTCGCACGCGAATATGCAGGAATTATCACGACGGAAATTCTGACCACAGAAAGCATGTTCGAGTTTTTGGTACGCGGTCCTGCCTCCCACAAATTGGGCATGCTCATGCAGCAGCACGTCGATAATTTGGTCGATAAAGTAGTACAAGAAACGGCTGGCGGCTCGCGCCCTGTCGTGAGCTTGGTAGCAGGTAGGCGCATCGATATTGCCAAAAACATTGTCCTCTACGAATTTATGCGCGAATTGCCCATTTCGGTCAAATATGTCTTTGCCTATGCCGAACAAGCCCTCAACCTGCGCGGCATGCTCGAAGAAAAAATGTCGGCACTGCCCCCCGACGAATTTGAAGGCTTTTTGCGCCCTGCCTTTCAAGAAGACGAATGGATTTTGATTTTAGTAGGCGCAATCTTAGGTTTTGTAGCAGGCTTGGTACAGCTTCTGGTGATGTGGTATTTCGATTTGACCTAA
- a CDS encoding cyclic nucleotide-binding domain-containing protein, with translation MKSERQNKIKALRGTSLFQGLPENALQEIATKSKIRQFFPSETIVWQGKPSDSLFIIINGIVVVKKVISQDKEQIFAYLMPGNTFGEVGILENQPRSATVAALSDVDVLVIRRGDFLDMLQSYPSIAIELAKMLGKYLVESNRRQSRGNRNSKVILIFNLCADSGGTTLGNALCKIIYEKTEMPTVYAEYPTPQQIMADLNIKQRGNIYKHNTGYDILLSQQDNLLPAAARTTLLLDSLLNDYNYLVINLQGNAQIDENIAMMLDYVNQILIIFPPLSEDWHESERLQKQLKKYVRLDEVTIFTLVNRSKSEFQDVSFDKDIDFEIPYFPNLNLIAASEQQNFKLPEALAEPLSNIFDRLERTNQIGLYIPTTVDVDMEVDTSEYVEKTLNFLAERFGGATSTEAKGVWNSEEVGLVGERVYLVYTYATRSDMNRYLDEIVDYVKNMKVKLSQEAMALEVNKKLTLI, from the coding sequence ATGAAATCTGAAAGACAAAATAAGATAAAAGCCCTACGCGGTACTTCGCTTTTTCAAGGCTTGCCTGAAAATGCCCTACAAGAAATTGCTACTAAGTCGAAAATTCGCCAGTTTTTTCCCAGTGAAACGATTGTTTGGCAGGGCAAACCAAGTGATAGTCTTTTTATTATCATCAATGGCATTGTAGTCGTTAAAAAAGTAATTAGTCAGGATAAGGAACAGATTTTTGCCTATCTGATGCCGGGCAATACCTTTGGCGAAGTGGGCATTTTGGAAAATCAGCCGCGCTCGGCTACCGTTGCCGCCCTTAGTGATGTAGATGTGCTGGTCATTCGCAGGGGCGATTTTTTGGATATGTTGCAAAGCTACCCCAGCATTGCGATAGAGTTGGCAAAAATGTTGGGTAAATATTTAGTAGAATCAAACAGACGACAAAGTAGGGGAAATAGAAATTCAAAAGTCATTCTTATTTTTAATCTCTGTGCCGATAGTGGCGGTACAACTTTGGGCAATGCCCTATGTAAGATTATTTACGAAAAAACAGAAATGCCTACTGTTTATGCCGAATATCCTACCCCCCAACAAATTATGGCAGACCTCAACATCAAACAAAGAGGCAATATCTACAAGCACAATACAGGCTACGACATCTTACTTTCACAGCAGGACAATCTGCTGCCTGCCGCCGCGCGTACTACCCTACTTTTAGATTCGCTCTTGAACGATTACAACTATTTGGTCATTAATTTACAAGGCAATGCACAAATTGATGAAAACATTGCCATGATGTTGGATTACGTCAATCAAATTTTAATTATTTTTCCTCCTTTGAGCGAAGATTGGCATGAAAGTGAGCGATTGCAAAAGCAACTAAAAAAGTACGTGCGCTTAGACGAGGTTACCATTTTTACCTTAGTAAATAGAAGTAAGTCTGAATTTCAAGATGTAAGTTTTGATAAAGATATTGACTTTGAAATTCCCTATTTCCCCAATCTCAACCTCATTGCAGCTTCCGAACAGCAAAATTTTAAGCTCCCCGAAGCCTTAGCAGAGCCACTCTCCAATATCTTCGACCGTTTAGAACGCACCAATCAAATCGGACTTTACATTCCCACGACCGTAGATGTGGATATGGAAGTGGATACTTCGGAATATGTAGAAAAGACGCTTAACTTTTTAGCCGAACGCTTCGGCGGCGCAACCAGCACCGAAGCCAAAGGCGTTTGGAACAGCGAAGAAGTAGGTTTAGTGGGCGAGCGCGTTTATTTGGTCTATACCTATGCTACACGTAGCGATATGAACCGTTATTTAGATGAAATTGTAGATTATGTAAAAAATATGAAAGTAAAACTTTCGCAGGAAGCAATGGCTTTGGAGGTAAACAAAAAACTAACACTTATTTAA
- a CDS encoding AraC family transcriptional regulator — translation MEDYNKIVESLIIRHEYSAKSSVNAPIHVENIYDINNSVILVHKGSIFFGEKKQVVESGEVLFIPAGWNLSNLILGTGTEVKHVSQEEFYAQKEQYLTPYQEEQAGQVVISWIVFDAKVYDSINFFKSLDLPAFVLKDDILKHDIELLVEERAQTRVGKERLTNILIEKINLAILRYIIGNKLFVERIATNSTYFLDPRLMQMFNYIKENLADDLSNKVLATIAGVSEDYVGQYFKMLTGMNPQDYIEYQRMEEAVKLLRTSRKSIRAIGIEIGYKDTAYFCRRFKMMFGVPAGKMRKRSSLMNVKRNTRVEADQM, via the coding sequence ATGGAAGATTACAATAAAATTGTCGAGTCGCTCATCATTCGCCATGAGTATTCTGCCAAAAGCAGCGTCAATGCACCGATACACGTTGAAAACATCTATGACATCAATAACAGCGTTATTCTGGTACATAAAGGCTCTATTTTCTTTGGCGAAAAAAAGCAAGTAGTAGAATCGGGTGAGGTCTTGTTTATCCCCGCAGGTTGGAATTTGAGCAACCTTATCTTGGGAACAGGCACTGAGGTTAAGCACGTTTCACAGGAAGAGTTCTATGCCCAAAAGGAGCAATACCTCACGCCTTATCAGGAAGAGCAGGCAGGACAAGTGGTTATCTCTTGGATTGTCTTTGATGCAAAGGTGTACGATTCTATCAACTTTTTCAAGTCGTTAGACCTACCTGCCTTTGTGCTAAAAGACGACATTTTAAAGCACGACATCGAGCTTTTGGTAGAAGAACGCGCCCAAACGCGCGTAGGCAAAGAACGCCTGACCAATATCCTGATTGAAAAAATCAACTTGGCAATCTTGCGCTATATCATTGGCAACAAACTCTTTGTAGAGCGTATCGCCACCAATAGCACCTACTTCTTAGACCCACGCCTGATGCAGATGTTTAATTACATCAAAGAAAACTTGGCAGACGACCTCTCGAATAAGGTCTTGGCAACGATTGCAGGCGTATCGGAAGATTACGTAGGGCAATACTTCAAGATGCTCACAGGCATGAACCCACAAGACTACATCGAGTACCAGCGCATGGAAGAAGCCGTCAAACTCTTGCGTACTTCGCGCAAAAGTATCCGCGCTATCGGCATCGAGATTGGGTACAAAGATACAGCTTATTTCTGCCGTCGTTTCAAGATGATGTTTGGCGTACCTGCGGGCAAAATGCGTAAGCGTAGCTCTTTGATGAACGTCAAGCGCAATACACGAGTGGAAGCCGACCAAATGTAG
- a CDS encoding radical SAM/SPASM domain-containing protein: protein MIKTYLRTFIAKIRDTWGYFSKLNGKKVWNMAKVLLSFYRARWNKKGEIWGYPISLSFEPTTACNLKCPHCPSGLRAFSRPTGKAKSSLFEQILDEVSDTLTYLIFYFQGEPYLHQDFLKWVEMAHQKSIYTATSTNGHYFSPQIAEQTVLSGLDRVIVSIDGAAQESYEKYRIGGNLEKVKQGLQHLKEAKLRHKSRTPFVMLQFIVFKHNQHEVAAIKKMGRDLGVDEVVIKTAQIYDYENAADFIPDKTDWARYKRDKDGKFAFKNKLFNHCWRMWHSCVLTFDGRVVPCCFDKDAHYTLGKIGESGFKNIWKSPDYQAFRRQLFTKRKEIDICTNCSEGTKVWI, encoded by the coding sequence ATGATAAAAACTTACTTGCGTACTTTTATAGCCAAAATAAGAGATACTTGGGGCTATTTTTCCAAACTCAACGGAAAAAAGGTCTGGAATATGGCGAAAGTTTTGCTTAGTTTTTATCGGGCGCGATGGAATAAAAAAGGCGAGATTTGGGGCTACCCTATTAGCCTTTCTTTCGAGCCTACTACGGCTTGTAATCTCAAATGTCCGCACTGTCCCAGCGGATTGCGAGCTTTTTCGCGTCCGACGGGCAAGGCTAAAAGTTCGCTTTTCGAGCAAATTCTGGACGAGGTGAGCGATACACTCACCTACCTTATTTTCTATTTTCAGGGCGAACCTTACTTGCATCAGGATTTTTTAAAATGGGTAGAAATGGCACATCAAAAAAGCATTTATACCGCCACTTCTACCAACGGACACTATTTTTCGCCACAGATTGCCGAGCAGACCGTTTTATCGGGTTTGGATAGGGTCATCGTTTCGATTGATGGGGCAGCGCAAGAAAGCTATGAAAAATATAGAATTGGCGGCAATTTGGAAAAAGTAAAACAAGGTTTGCAGCATTTAAAAGAAGCGAAATTGCGACATAAAAGCAGAACGCCTTTCGTTATGTTACAATTTATTGTTTTCAAACACAACCAACATGAGGTAGCGGCTATCAAAAAAATGGGGCGCGATTTAGGCGTAGATGAAGTTGTGATAAAAACTGCACAAATTTATGACTATGAAAATGCCGCTGATTTTATACCTGATAAAACCGATTGGGCGCGATATAAGCGCGATAAAGATGGAAAATTTGCTTTTAAAAACAAACTATTTAATCATTGTTGGCGCATGTGGCATTCCTGCGTCCTTACCTTCGACGGGCGCGTTGTGCCTTGTTGTTTTGATAAAGATGCGCATTATACTTTGGGTAAGATTGGGGAAAGTGGGTTTAAAAATATATGGAAAAGCCCTGATTATCAAGCATTTAGAAGGCAACTTTTTACCAAGCGCAAGGAAATAGACATCTGTACCAACTGTTCAGAAGGTACAAAAGTTTGGATATAA
- the nhaD gene encoding sodium:proton antiporter NhaD produces the protein MLTLIVIVFVVGYLAIAFEHVINANKTASALLTGVICWSLYALLGAESHLVAEQLAHHLTPIAEILFFLLAAMTIVELVDAHQGFALITDRIKTQNPVVLLWVIALLTFFMSAALDNLTTSIVMISLLRKLLPASDWRKLLAGVVIIAANAGGAWSPIGDVTTTMLWIGGQISAVHIITHLFVPSLVALLVPVFYLQFAYFRKNRIALTTDTKSQTLLPQGSAVMLFLGLGMLLFVPIFKTFTHLPPYMGMLLGLGVVWIASEIIHKDKDEEERKPFTVAHALSKVDASSVLFFLGILLAISALESTHILSACATWLSEAIPDIHWAMFLIGAISAVVDNVPLVAAVQGMYSLEAFAMDSSMWTFLAYCAGTGGSLLIIGSAAGVAVMGMEKIDFVWYVKKVSFLALISYVAGAGVYYLMFLV, from the coding sequence ATGCTGACTCTCATTGTGATTGTCTTTGTGGTAGGCTATTTAGCCATCGCCTTCGAGCATGTCATCAACGCCAACAAAACGGCTTCGGCTTTACTTACGGGCGTGATTTGTTGGTCTTTGTATGCCCTTTTAGGGGCGGAATCGCATCTGGTAGCCGAACAGTTGGCACACCACCTTACGCCGATTGCCGAGATTTTGTTTTTCCTTTTGGCAGCCATGACGATTGTAGAGTTGGTCGATGCCCATCAAGGTTTTGCCCTGATAACTGACCGCATCAAGACGCAAAATCCTGTGGTCTTGCTTTGGGTTATCGCCTTGCTGACCTTCTTTATGTCGGCAGCCTTAGACAATCTGACCACTTCTATTGTGATGATTTCGCTCTTGCGAAAATTGCTCCCTGCTTCGGATTGGCGCAAGCTATTAGCGGGTGTGGTCATTATTGCCGCCAATGCAGGCGGAGCTTGGTCGCCCATTGGTGATGTTACTACCACAATGCTCTGGATAGGAGGGCAAATCAGTGCCGTTCATATCATTACGCACCTCTTTGTGCCGAGTTTGGTCGCGCTGCTTGTGCCTGTTTTTTATCTGCAATTCGCCTATTTTCGTAAAAATAGAATTGCGCTCACTACCGATACCAAATCGCAGACCCTTTTGCCACAAGGCAGTGCGGTGATGCTCTTTTTGGGATTGGGCATGTTGCTTTTCGTACCTATTTTCAAGACCTTTACCCATCTGCCGCCCTACATGGGCATGCTCTTGGGCTTAGGCGTGGTTTGGATAGCCTCCGAAATCATACACAAGGACAAAGACGAAGAAGAACGCAAGCCCTTCACCGTTGCACACGCCCTTTCAAAGGTAGATGCTTCAAGTGTGCTTTTCTTTTTAGGGATTTTGTTGGCAATTTCAGCCCTCGAATCAACGCATATCCTCTCTGCCTGCGCCACTTGGCTTTCAGAAGCCATACCCGATATTCATTGGGCAATGTTCCTAATTGGGGCAATTTCGGCAGTGGTAGATAACGTGCCGTTGGTGGCTGCCGTTCAGGGCATGTATTCGCTCGAAGCCTTTGCTATGGATAGCAGCATGTGGACTTTCTTAGCCTATTGTGCAGGAACAGGTGGCAGCCTGCTTATTATCGGCTCGGCGGCAGGTGTGGCGGTCATGGGCATGGAAAAGATAGACTTTGTATGGTATGTCAAAAAGGTGTCGTTTTTAGCCCTGATAAGCTATGTAGCAGGCGCAGGGGTTTATTATTTGATGTTTTTGGTCTAA
- a CDS encoding START-like domain-containing protein codes for MPKYKFSAEYEIKASPRILYPYLSTPQGLQEWFAEEVKILDGKDGKIFEIVWDNQSHYAKTVSQRVNQSVRYQFQSETELPRQEQAYLEFRLSYNEFTESTFLTVVDYSDMDNDDSLKQLWAGLVENLRDCVGG; via the coding sequence ATGCCCAAGTACAAATTCTCTGCCGAATACGAAATTAAGGCTTCGCCGCGCATACTCTACCCCTACCTATCTACGCCACAAGGCTTGCAGGAGTGGTTTGCCGAGGAGGTGAAAATTTTGGACGGCAAAGACGGCAAAATTTTCGAAATCGTTTGGGACAACCAATCACACTACGCCAAAACGGTTTCGCAGCGCGTCAATCAATCGGTGCGCTATCAGTTTCAAAGTGAAACCGAATTGCCACGCCAAGAACAAGCCTATTTAGAATTTCGCCTTAGCTACAACGAATTTACCGAATCTACCTTCCTTACTGTGGTTGATTATTCCGATATGGATAACGACGACTCACTCAAACAACTTTGGGCGGGACTTGTGGAAAATTTGCGCGATTGCGTAGGTGGGTGA